The Novosphingobium kaempferiae genome includes a window with the following:
- a CDS encoding YqgE/AlgH family protein, which produces MFDPRFERSVNVMCVHDENGALGVGIGHVREGVRFHDVLEELDIDPGVSPNREIMHGGPVEPGRGFILHSTEWAGSDSITVGTLCALSASMDVLRAIAEGRGPAHWIMALGYAGWGAGQLEGEMRHHGWYAAEGHRQVVFQSPPEGRWSATWRAEGIDPALLSNETGRA; this is translated from the coding sequence ATGTTCGACCCGCGCTTCGAACGCTCGGTCAACGTGATGTGCGTCCACGACGAGAACGGCGCGCTGGGCGTCGGCATCGGCCATGTCCGCGAAGGCGTGCGCTTCCACGACGTGCTGGAGGAACTGGACATCGACCCCGGCGTCTCCCCCAACCGCGAGATCATGCACGGCGGCCCGGTGGAGCCCGGGCGCGGCTTCATCCTCCATTCGACCGAGTGGGCGGGCAGCGATTCGATCACCGTGGGCACGCTCTGCGCGCTGTCCGCCTCGATGGACGTGCTGCGCGCCATCGCCGAAGGGCGCGGCCCGGCGCACTGGATCATGGCGCTGGGCTATGCGGGCTGGGGCGCGGGGCAGCTTGAGGGGGAGATGCGCCACCACGGGTGGTACGCGGCGGAAGGGCACCGCCAAGTGGTGTTCCAGTCCCCGCCCGAGGGGCGATGGTCGGCGACTTGGCGGGCCGAGGGGATCGACCCGGCGCTGCTTTCGAACGAGACGGGTAGGGCGTGA
- a CDS encoding fumarylacetoacetate hydrolase family protein — protein MTLLFDLPETPSVPVVGSEAAYPVRRIFCVGRNYAAHALELGNAVDREAPIWFNKAPAALCLAGGAIPYPPGTTNCHYEMELVVAIGAPAFRIAPEAAMEVVYGYACGLDMTRRDLQNASKAKGYPWDTGKDFENGAVIAPITPAAGFTLAGQAITLTQNGAVRQDGVLSDMIWSIPELIADLSRLYHLAPGDLIYTGTPAGVGPVAAGDVLEGAVEGLEPLRLEIGEAE, from the coding sequence ATGACCCTGCTGTTCGACCTGCCCGAAACCCCGTCCGTCCCCGTCGTCGGCAGCGAGGCCGCCTATCCGGTGCGCCGGATCTTCTGCGTCGGGCGCAACTATGCCGCGCATGCGCTGGAACTGGGCAACGCGGTCGATCGCGAGGCGCCGATCTGGTTCAACAAGGCCCCCGCCGCGCTGTGCCTTGCGGGCGGCGCGATCCCCTATCCGCCGGGCACCACGAACTGCCATTACGAGATGGAACTGGTCGTCGCCATCGGCGCCCCCGCCTTCCGCATCGCCCCGGAAGCGGCGATGGAGGTGGTCTACGGCTATGCCTGCGGCCTCGACATGACCCGGCGCGACCTCCAGAACGCGTCCAAGGCCAAGGGCTATCCGTGGGACACCGGCAAGGACTTCGAGAACGGCGCGGTGATCGCCCCGATCACCCCCGCCGCCGGGTTCACGCTCGCCGGGCAGGCGATCACCCTGACGCAGAATGGCGCGGTCAGGCAGGACGGCGTGCTGTCCGACATGATCTGGTCGATCCCCGAACTGATCGCCGACCTCTCGCGCCTCTACCACCTCGCGCCGGGCGACCTGATCTACACCGGCACCCCGGCGGGGGTCGGCCCGGTGGCGGCGGGCGACGTGCTGGAAGGCGCGGTCGAAGGGCTTGAACCGCTGCGGCTGGAAATAGGCGAGGCCGAGTAA
- a CDS encoding TonB-dependent receptor, protein MKTNRRTPALLALPLLVLTVPAHAEEADDEAPRDPIIVTGKGLSDGPATPAYDVQTIARDKLVSSASGRIEDVLSSVAGIQQFRRSDSRASNPSNQGVTLRALGGNASSRAQVLLDGVPVANPFFGYIPFSALTPDRLGSVRVTRGGGMGAFGAGAVSGTIELESAGPDELGPLGAQALVNDRGETQGSLTLAPRLGQGFVVAGVQWDRGQGFYTTPKDQRVAATARAQYESWSGSLRAVAPLTDTIEVQASGLVYDDARTLRFKGADSTSSGQQGSLRFVGRGDWQFDVLGYVQAQDFSNVVISATSFRKTLDQAKTPTLAVGGKAELRPPVGPDHVLRIGADIRWSEGNLVEAPYSAVTGLATAFRKAGGRQSDLGLYIEDDWTIGQFVLTAGGRAERWTITDGYYHEVNAAGVTTTNTAYADRDGWNGNARGGIVWNAAPAVSLRAAAYTGLRLPTLNELYRPFVVFPITTRANAALKPERLRGFEAGVDFHPSDALNLSLTAFDNRLKDAIANVTLSSTIRERQNVDAIHARGVEASADLNLGRVDLSGSLSWTDAEVKADTAQAALDGKRPAQVPRLSASGTVAWAPRDGWRLAATLRHTGAQYEDDLQVDSLRAATTVDLYAQVPITRFAALVLRGENLTDEAIVTRNAGGSIDLGQPRTLWAGLRLGLR, encoded by the coding sequence ATGAAAACGAACCGTCGCACCCCCGCCCTCCTAGCGCTGCCGCTTCTCGTCCTCACGGTCCCCGCCCATGCCGAGGAAGCGGACGACGAAGCCCCGCGCGATCCCATCATCGTCACCGGCAAGGGCCTGTCGGACGGCCCGGCGACACCCGCCTATGACGTGCAGACCATCGCCCGCGACAAGCTGGTGTCCAGCGCCTCGGGCCGGATCGAGGACGTGCTTTCGTCGGTCGCAGGCATCCAGCAGTTCCGCCGCTCCGACAGCCGCGCCTCCAACCCTTCCAATCAGGGCGTGACGCTGCGCGCGTTGGGCGGCAACGCCTCCAGCCGCGCGCAGGTGCTGCTCGACGGGGTGCCGGTGGCGAACCCGTTCTTCGGCTACATCCCGTTCAGCGCGCTCACCCCCGACCGGCTCGGATCGGTGCGGGTGACGCGCGGCGGCGGCATGGGCGCGTTCGGCGCGGGCGCGGTTTCGGGGACGATCGAGCTGGAAAGCGCCGGTCCCGACGAACTCGGCCCGCTCGGCGCGCAGGCGCTGGTCAACGACCGGGGCGAGACGCAGGGCTCGCTCACCCTCGCGCCGCGGCTGGGCCAGGGCTTCGTCGTCGCGGGCGTGCAGTGGGATCGCGGACAGGGCTTCTACACGACGCCCAAGGACCAGCGCGTCGCCGCCACCGCGCGGGCGCAGTACGAAAGCTGGTCCGGCTCGCTGCGCGCGGTCGCGCCGCTGACCGACACGATCGAGGTGCAGGCGTCCGGCCTCGTCTACGACGATGCGCGCACGCTGCGCTTCAAGGGCGCGGACTCCACCTCGTCCGGCCAGCAGGGGTCGCTGCGCTTCGTCGGCAGGGGCGACTGGCAGTTCGACGTGCTGGGCTATGTGCAGGCGCAGGATTTCTCCAACGTGGTCATCAGCGCCACCAGCTTCAGGAAGACGCTGGATCAGGCCAAGACCCCGACGCTGGCGGTCGGCGGCAAGGCGGAACTGCGCCCGCCGGTCGGCCCGGACCACGTCCTGCGCATCGGCGCGGACATCCGCTGGTCCGAGGGCAATCTGGTGGAAGCGCCCTACAGCGCCGTCACCGGCCTCGCCACCGCGTTCCGCAAGGCGGGCGGCAGGCAGTCCGACCTCGGCCTCTATATCGAGGATGACTGGACCATCGGCCAGTTCGTGCTGACAGCGGGCGGCCGGGCAGAGCGCTGGACGATCACCGACGGCTACTATCACGAGGTGAACGCGGCCGGTGTAACCACCACGAACACCGCCTATGCCGACCGTGACGGCTGGAACGGCAATGCGCGCGGCGGGATCGTGTGGAACGCCGCCCCCGCCGTCTCGCTGCGCGCCGCCGCCTATACCGGGCTGCGCCTGCCGACGCTGAACGAGCTGTACCGCCCCTTCGTGGTCTTCCCGATCACCACCCGCGCCAACGCCGCGCTCAAGCCAGAGCGGCTGCGCGGGTTCGAGGCGGGCGTGGACTTCCACCCGAGCGACGCGCTGAACCTGTCGCTGACCGCCTTCGACAACCGCCTTAAGGACGCCATCGCCAACGTCACCCTGTCCTCCACCATCCGCGAGCGGCAGAACGTCGACGCCATCCACGCGCGCGGGGTGGAGGCGAGCGCGGACCTGAACCTCGGCCGCGTCGACCTGTCGGGCTCGCTGTCCTGGACCGATGCCGAAGTGAAGGCCGACACCGCGCAGGCCGCGCTCGACGGCAAGCGGCCCGCGCAAGTGCCCAGGCTCTCGGCCAGCGGCACGGTGGCGTGGGCACCGCGCGACGGCTGGCGCCTTGCCGCGACGCTGCGCCACACCGGCGCGCAATACGAGGACGACCTGCAGGTCGATTCCCTGCGCGCGGCGACCACGGTGGATCTCTACGCGCAAGTGCCGATCACCCGCTTCGCCGCGCTGGTGCTGCGCGGAGAGAACCTGACCGACGAGGCGATCGTGACGCGCAACGCGGGCGGCTCGATCGACCTTGGCCAGCCGCGTACCTTGTGGGCGGGGCTCAGGCTGGGCTTGCGCTGA
- a CDS encoding metallophosphoesterase family protein, which translates to MAIAVISDIHGNLGALDAVLADARERGVERVVNLGDILSGPLDSTGTAERLMALDLETIRGNHERQLLEQPRAAMNLSDAATDAVLEPRHRDWLSAMPVDMWLESDLYACHGSPRDDLEFLLETVEPGGCRAATPAEVAERVAGIDAALILCGHSHKQRAVRLEDGRLVVNPGSVGLPAFADDHPHPYAIESGTPHARYALVERGPDGWIPHLLTVAYDWDAASALAAANGRDDWARALATGYA; encoded by the coding sequence ATGGCCATCGCGGTGATCTCCGACATCCACGGCAACCTCGGCGCGCTCGACGCAGTGCTGGCAGATGCGCGCGAGCGCGGGGTGGAGCGGGTGGTGAACCTTGGAGACATCCTCAGCGGCCCGCTCGATTCCACGGGCACGGCGGAGCGGCTGATGGCACTCGACCTCGAAACGATCCGGGGCAACCACGAACGCCAGTTGCTGGAGCAGCCGCGCGCGGCGATGAACCTCTCCGACGCCGCGACCGATGCCGTGCTGGAGCCGCGCCACCGCGACTGGCTCTCCGCGATGCCGGTGGACATGTGGCTGGAGAGCGATCTCTACGCCTGCCACGGCAGCCCGCGCGACGATCTGGAATTCCTGCTGGAGACCGTCGAGCCCGGCGGCTGCCGCGCCGCCACCCCGGCGGAAGTGGCCGAGCGGGTGGCCGGGATCGACGCCGCGCTGATCCTCTGCGGCCATTCCCACAAGCAGCGTGCGGTGCGGCTGGAGGACGGACGGCTGGTGGTGAACCCCGGCTCGGTCGGCCTGCCCGCCTTCGCCGACGACCATCCCCATCCCTACGCCATCGAATCGGGCACGCCCCACGCACGCTATGCGCTGGTCGAACGCGGCCCGGACGGATGGATCCCGCACCTTCTCACCGTCGCCTACGACTGGGACGCCGCCTCCGCGCTCGCCGCCGCGAACGGTCGCGACGACTGGGCGCGCGCGCTGGCGACCGGATACGCCTGA
- a CDS encoding (2Fe-2S)-binding protein, protein MTRFTVNDRPVQFEMDPRTPLLWALRDAANLTGTKYGCGVGDCGACTVLVDGAALRSCLITLAECEGRFVTTVEGLSRDRSHPVQQAMVAEQAIQCGFCTPGIVMSAAALLSANPNPSEADIKAAIPNLCRCGVQPRLVRAIQRAAAVARREEKIDAAPVPGGSGRIPALAPAGATKGQTP, encoded by the coding sequence ATGACCCGCTTCACCGTCAACGACCGCCCCGTCCAGTTCGAGATGGACCCGCGCACCCCGCTGCTCTGGGCCTTGCGCGATGCGGCCAACCTTACGGGCACCAAGTACGGCTGCGGCGTGGGCGACTGCGGTGCCTGCACCGTCCTAGTCGACGGCGCGGCGCTGCGATCCTGCCTCATCACGCTGGCCGAGTGCGAGGGCCGCTTCGTCACCACGGTCGAGGGCCTGTCGCGCGACCGCTCGCACCCGGTCCAGCAGGCGATGGTGGCGGAACAGGCGATCCAGTGCGGCTTCTGCACGCCCGGGATCGTCATGAGCGCCGCCGCGCTGCTCTCGGCCAATCCCAACCCCTCCGAGGCGGATATCAAGGCGGCGATCCCGAACCTGTGCCGCTGCGGCGTCCAGCCCCGCCTCGTGCGCGCCATCCAGCGCGCCGCCGCGGTCGCCCGGCGGGAGGAAAAGATCGACGCCGCGCCGGTTCCCGGCGGTTCCGGACGCATACCCGCGCTTGCCCCGGCAGGCGCCACGAAAGGACAGACCCCATGA
- a CDS encoding arsenate reductase family protein: MKATIWHNPKCGTSRKTLAILEETPGVEVEVIEYLKTPPSAEKLAQLYRDAGITPQQGLRIRGTDAEERGLPQADDATVLAAMAADPILIERPLVETGKGVRLCRPQETVHQIL, from the coding sequence ATGAAGGCCACCATCTGGCACAACCCCAAGTGCGGCACCTCGCGCAAAACCCTCGCCATTCTGGAGGAGACGCCGGGCGTCGAGGTCGAGGTGATCGAATACCTCAAGACCCCGCCGAGCGCCGAGAAGCTGGCGCAGCTCTACCGCGATGCCGGGATCACCCCGCAGCAGGGCCTGCGCATTCGCGGCACCGATGCGGAGGAACGCGGGCTGCCGCAGGCCGACGACGCCACCGTGCTTGCCGCCATGGCCGCCGACCCGATCCTGATCGAGCGCCCGCTGGTGGAGACCGGCAAGGGCGTGCGGCTTTGTCGCCCGCAGGAAACGGTTCACCAGATTCTCTGA
- a CDS encoding class I SAM-dependent methyltransferase: MTSTELARQPLTQRIRRKIKQGMGPWGVFLEGFIRNPVMVGSIVPSSRFTINRMLSKVDWANTKLFVEYGPGVGTFCQPVLDRLPRDGMLIVIDTNPMFIDYLRRTITDSRFVAVNGSAADVEEIVRAHGHEKADYVLSGLPFSTLPKGVAPAIASATYRVIRKGGAFLVYQFRPKARSYMAPHFKRIDDAIEPINVPPCFMWWGWKDED; the protein is encoded by the coding sequence ATGACCAGCACCGAGCTTGCCCGCCAGCCCCTTACCCAGCGGATCAGGCGCAAGATCAAGCAGGGGATGGGCCCCTGGGGCGTGTTCCTCGAAGGGTTCATCCGCAACCCGGTGATGGTCGGCTCGATCGTCCCGTCCTCGCGATTCACCATCAACCGCATGCTGTCGAAGGTCGACTGGGCGAACACCAAGCTGTTCGTCGAGTACGGCCCCGGCGTCGGCACGTTCTGCCAGCCGGTGCTCGACCGCCTGCCGCGCGACGGCATGCTGATCGTGATCGACACCAATCCGATGTTCATCGACTATCTGCGCCGCACGATCACCGACAGCCGCTTCGTCGCGGTCAACGGCTCGGCGGCGGACGTCGAAGAGATCGTGCGCGCGCACGGCCATGAAAAGGCGGACTACGTGCTGTCCGGCCTGCCGTTCTCCACGCTGCCCAAGGGCGTGGCCCCGGCCATCGCCTCGGCCACCTACCGCGTGATCCGCAAAGGCGGCGCGTTCCTCGTCTACCAGTTCCGCCCCAAGGCGCGCAGCTACATGGCCCCGCACTTCAAGCGCATCGACGACGCCATCGAGCCGATCAACGTCCCCCCCTGCTTCATGTGGTGGGGCTGGAAGGACGAGGACTGA
- the lipB gene encoding lipoyl(octanoyl) transferase LipB: MTSLPGDIELRISTEPVPYREALEEMTARNAAIAAGEARELVWLLEHPPVYTAGTSAAVAELLDPRFEVVEAGRGGRYTYHGPGQRIGYVLLDLRKRARDARGFVHGLEGWVIETLRDFGVEGFRSDGRIGIWTQDVDGREAKIGAIGVRIRKWVTMHGFSVNVAPDLSHFTGIVPCGIDEFGVTSLSRLGKAVDLAAFDAALIARAPAFLASLESPCPPVTSGETA, encoded by the coding sequence ATGACTTCGCTTCCCGGTGATATCGAACTGCGCATCTCCACCGAGCCCGTGCCTTACCGCGAGGCGCTGGAGGAAATGACCGCCCGCAACGCCGCAATCGCCGCCGGAGAGGCGCGCGAACTCGTCTGGCTGCTGGAGCATCCCCCGGTCTACACCGCCGGCACCAGCGCGGCGGTGGCCGAACTGCTCGACCCCCGCTTCGAAGTGGTCGAGGCCGGGCGCGGCGGGCGCTACACCTACCACGGTCCCGGCCAGCGCATCGGCTATGTCCTGCTCGACCTCAGGAAGCGCGCACGTGACGCGCGCGGCTTCGTCCACGGCCTCGAAGGCTGGGTGATCGAGACGCTGCGCGACTTCGGCGTGGAAGGGTTCCGCTCGGACGGACGCATCGGCATCTGGACGCAGGACGTCGACGGGCGCGAGGCCAAGATCGGCGCCATCGGCGTGCGCATCCGCAAATGGGTGACGATGCACGGCTTCTCGGTGAACGTCGCGCCCGACCTGTCGCACTTCACCGGCATCGTGCCCTGCGGAATCGACGAATTCGGCGTCACCAGCCTGTCGCGGCTGGGCAAGGCGGTGGACCTCGCCGCCTTCGACGCCGCGCTGATCGCCCGCGCCCCGGCGTTCCTCGCCTCGCTGGAAAGCCCCTGCCCGCCTGTTACCAGTGGAGAGACCGCATGA
- a CDS encoding shikimate 5-dehydrogenase produces MKPLIGRDTQLCMSLSARPGNFGSRFHNRLYELTGLDFVYKSFTTTDLPGAVGGIRALGIRGCAISMPFKEAVIALLDGMAPSAAAIDSVNTIVNDDGVLTGHNTDYGAVVDLVADLDRSTSFMLRGSGGMAKAVAAALRDGGFADGTIVARNEQAGRALADLYGYRWLPEPEGSAAMLINVTPLGMTGSDAGMLPFPADAIAACDIAFDVVQYPPATPFLRAAAEAGKRRITGTEVATLQALQQFVLYTGVTPSEAQVADAAAFARANS; encoded by the coding sequence ATGAAGCCCCTGATCGGACGCGACACGCAGCTGTGCATGTCGCTGTCGGCCCGGCCCGGCAACTTCGGGTCGCGCTTCCACAATCGGCTCTACGAGCTGACCGGACTGGACTTCGTCTACAAGTCCTTCACCACCACCGACCTGCCCGGCGCGGTCGGCGGGATCAGGGCGCTGGGCATTCGCGGCTGCGCGATCTCAATGCCGTTCAAGGAGGCGGTGATCGCGCTGCTCGACGGGATGGCTCCTTCGGCGGCAGCCATCGACAGCGTGAACACCATCGTCAACGACGACGGGGTGCTGACCGGGCACAACACCGACTATGGCGCGGTGGTCGATCTGGTCGCCGACCTCGATCGCTCGACCTCGTTCATGCTGCGGGGGTCAGGCGGGATGGCGAAGGCGGTCGCGGCGGCGTTGCGGGATGGCGGGTTCGCCGACGGCACCATCGTCGCGCGCAACGAGCAGGCGGGGCGGGCGCTGGCCGATCTCTACGGCTATCGCTGGTTGCCCGAACCGGAGGGCAGCGCGGCGATGCTGATCAACGTGACGCCGCTCGGCATGACCGGCTCGGATGCCGGTATGCTGCCGTTTCCGGCCGATGCCATCGCCGCGTGCGACATCGCCTTCGACGTGGTGCAGTACCCGCCCGCGACGCCGTTCCTGCGCGCCGCCGCCGAGGCGGGCAAGCGCCGCATCACCGGCACCGAGGTGGCGACGCTGCAGGCGCTGCAGCAGTTCGTGCTTTATACCGGCGTCACGCCCAGCGAAGCGCAAGTCGCCGATGCGGCGGCCTTTGCGCGGGCCAACAGCTGA
- a CDS encoding GNAT family N-acetyltransferase, whose product MAELVITPISSKADIAAFVDLAYRLNASDQNWVPNLRSEEISKFTPGKNPFFEHARVQLFLAKRDGRVVGRISAHIDEQALKQPLEQGMGPGTGNWGAIEAEDAEVAHALIDRAEQWLREQGMTRVLAPMNLSVWEEPGIQVLGHDHAPMVMMAHHNAAYQGWIESQGYSRVKTVHTYELDVTKQFPPLIQRIVSSGEKNAKINVRGVELKHFDRDAAIICEILNDAWSDNWGFVPFTDKEIEYTGKALKPLVHPELILIAEYEGEPVAFMMTLPDLNGVQMKVNKRNGKPSIFGLLKLLLWLRKPNPADMRVPLMGVRRKLQSSRLASQLAFMMIEYIRRSAVAKFGAKRGEIGWILEDNQGMVAIADAIESKINREYAIYDKPL is encoded by the coding sequence GTGGCCGAACTAGTCATCACTCCGATCTCCAGCAAGGCCGACATCGCCGCTTTTGTCGATCTCGCTTATCGACTCAATGCGTCAGATCAAAACTGGGTGCCCAATCTGCGCTCAGAGGAGATTTCCAAGTTCACCCCCGGCAAGAACCCGTTCTTCGAACATGCGCGGGTGCAGCTTTTCCTGGCGAAGCGCGATGGTCGGGTGGTCGGGCGCATATCGGCACATATCGATGAACAGGCGCTGAAACAGCCGCTGGAGCAGGGCATGGGCCCCGGCACCGGCAACTGGGGCGCGATCGAGGCCGAGGATGCCGAGGTCGCTCACGCCCTCATCGACCGGGCCGAACAGTGGCTGCGCGAGCAGGGCATGACCCGCGTGCTGGCGCCGATGAACCTCTCGGTCTGGGAAGAGCCCGGTATCCAGGTGCTCGGCCACGACCACGCGCCGATGGTGATGATGGCGCACCATAATGCGGCCTATCAGGGCTGGATCGAGAGCCAGGGCTACAGCCGCGTCAAGACGGTGCATACCTACGAACTCGACGTAACGAAGCAGTTTCCGCCGCTGATCCAGCGCATCGTCTCCTCGGGCGAGAAGAACGCCAAGATCAACGTGCGCGGCGTGGAACTGAAGCATTTCGATCGCGATGCCGCGATAATCTGCGAGATTCTCAACGATGCCTGGTCGGATAACTGGGGTTTCGTGCCGTTCACCGACAAGGAGATCGAGTATACCGGCAAGGCTCTGAAGCCGCTGGTGCATCCCGAACTGATCCTGATCGCCGAGTACGAGGGTGAGCCGGTTGCGTTCATGATGACGCTTCCGGACCTGAACGGCGTGCAGATGAAGGTCAACAAGCGCAACGGAAAACCGTCGATTTTCGGGCTTCTCAAGCTGCTGCTGTGGCTGCGCAAGCCCAATCCCGCCGACATGCGCGTGCCGCTGATGGGGGTGCGCCGGAAGCTGCAGTCGTCGCGTCTGGCCAGCCAGCTGGCTTTCATGATGATCGAGTACATTCGCCGCTCGGCGGTGGCCAAGTTCGGCGCGAAGCGGGGCGAGATCGGCTGGATTCTCGAGGATAATCAAGGGATGGTCGCCATTGCCGACGCCATCGAGAGCAAGATCAACCGCGAATATGCGATCTACGACAAGCCGCTCTGA
- a CDS encoding fatty acid desaturase family protein, whose product MNAQKAIDLPSSQPRDAASGSTWHSQMPDDKAMLRAAVELTRDLSTARPGIYWGDMLASAFVGYATLAGAILVGNPIVAVLLGVISSLALYRALLFIHELTHIHKDALPGFRFGWNLLVGIPMLIPSFMYEGVHTQHHARTRYGTVDDPEYLPLALMKPWSLPVFALTAILLPPALLIRSAVLVPLGAIISPLRTLVWERASALAINPQYKRRKPEGEFARLVFWQELGCSVWAIGVLAASFAWGWRPLLIAIAVVSFTALLNQVRTLVAHLWENDGEAMTVTAQYLDSVNVPPPGFVAAMWAPVGLRYHALHHLLPSMPYHSLAEAHRRLTAHLEAGSTYGKASYPGLSPLLGRLVSSTMKAR is encoded by the coding sequence ATGAATGCCCAGAAAGCGATCGACCTGCCCTCCTCCCAGCCGCGCGATGCCGCGAGCGGATCGACGTGGCACTCGCAGATGCCAGACGACAAGGCGATGCTGCGCGCCGCGGTCGAACTGACGCGCGACCTCTCCACCGCGCGCCCGGGCATCTACTGGGGCGACATGCTGGCGAGCGCGTTCGTCGGCTATGCTACGCTCGCGGGCGCGATTCTGGTCGGCAATCCGATCGTCGCGGTGCTGCTGGGCGTGATCTCGTCGCTGGCGCTCTACCGCGCGCTGCTGTTCATCCATGAACTGACCCACATCCATAAGGACGCCCTGCCGGGCTTCCGCTTCGGCTGGAACCTGCTGGTCGGCATTCCCATGCTGATCCCGTCCTTCATGTACGAAGGCGTGCATACCCAGCACCACGCGCGCACCCGCTACGGCACGGTGGATGACCCGGAGTACCTGCCGCTGGCGCTCATGAAGCCGTGGAGCCTGCCGGTCTTCGCGCTCACCGCGATTTTACTGCCGCCCGCGCTGCTGATCCGCTCGGCGGTGCTGGTGCCGCTCGGCGCCATCATCTCGCCGCTGCGCACGCTGGTGTGGGAGCGCGCCTCCGCGCTTGCGATCAACCCTCAGTACAAGCGCCGCAAGCCCGAGGGCGAATTCGCACGGCTGGTGTTCTGGCAGGAACTGGGCTGTTCGGTATGGGCCATTGGCGTGCTCGCCGCGAGCTTCGCCTGGGGCTGGCGTCCGCTGCTGATCGCGATTGCGGTCGTGTCCTTCACCGCCCTGCTCAATCAGGTCCGCACGCTCGTCGCCCACCTGTGGGAGAACGATGGCGAGGCGATGACCGTCACCGCGCAGTACCTCGATTCGGTGAACGTGCCGCCGCCGGGCTTCGTCGCGGCGATGTGGGCTCCAGTAGGCCTGCGCTACCACGCGCTGCATCACCTGCTACCCTCGATGCCCTATCACTCGCTTGCCGAGGCGCACCGCCGCTTGACCGCCCACCTCGAAGCGGGATCGACTTATGGCAAGGCCAGCTATCCCGGCCTGTCGCCGCTGCTCGGACGGCTGGTCAGCAGCACGATGAAGGCGCGCTGA
- the lptG gene encoding LPS export ABC transporter permease LptG: MNLEFFPSRTLTLYLARLFLTRIVAVLIMLVLVLQVLDLLGESGDILAYKGNGQMQLLYYVSLRAPQLVARFLPYSVLLATIITLATLNQNSEVISMKASGLSAHQVLAPLILTALVISGASFAFNERVVTRATSTLDAWAAVDYGPVPKDASPKANLYLADGAELLLAQSLSGEGAAMTLHGVTYYKRDADDMIVEMLRADTATYANPGWKLDRPVKFVVADTVTTRLASATVAPGITPAKIYISKVDADSQDIFTLAGSIKAVHEAGRRTSELDAAWWHKLSGPLASALMPLLGAVAAFGLARSGALLIRAVIGMALGFAYFVFDNAALAMGNFGGYPPLIAAWAPFVLFALIGETVLIRTEE, translated from the coding sequence ATGAACCTTGAATTCTTCCCGTCGCGCACGCTCACGCTGTATCTCGCACGGCTGTTCCTGACGCGCATCGTCGCGGTGCTCATCATGCTGGTGCTGGTGCTGCAGGTTCTCGACCTCCTGGGTGAGAGCGGCGATATCCTGGCCTACAAGGGCAATGGGCAGATGCAGCTGCTCTATTACGTAAGCCTGCGCGCGCCGCAGCTGGTGGCGCGGTTTCTGCCCTATTCGGTGCTGCTGGCGACGATTATCACGCTCGCGACGCTGAACCAGAACAGCGAAGTCATCTCGATGAAGGCCTCCGGGCTTTCGGCGCATCAGGTGCTGGCGCCACTGATCCTGACCGCGCTGGTGATCTCCGGCGCGAGCTTCGCTTTCAACGAACGCGTGGTGACGCGTGCAACGTCAACCCTCGATGCCTGGGCTGCGGTCGACTACGGCCCGGTCCCGAAGGACGCGAGCCCCAAGGCGAACCTCTATCTTGCCGACGGAGCGGAGCTTCTGTTGGCGCAATCGCTCTCGGGCGAGGGCGCGGCGATGACGCTGCACGGCGTCACCTACTACAAGCGCGATGCCGACGACATGATCGTCGAAATGCTGCGCGCCGACACCGCCACTTACGCCAATCCCGGCTGGAAGCTCGACCGCCCCGTGAAGTTCGTGGTCGCCGATACCGTGACGACGCGCCTTGCATCGGCGACGGTTGCGCCGGGGATCACGCCGGCGAAGATCTATATCTCGAAGGTCGATGCGGACTCGCAGGACATCTTCACGCTGGCCGGGTCGATCAAGGCCGTGCACGAGGCGGGACGGCGTACCAGCGAGCTTGATGCGGCATGGTGGCACAAGCTGTCCGGGCCGCTCGCATCGGCGCTGATGCCGCTGCTGGGCGCCGTGGCGGCGTTCGGCCTGGCACGCTCGGGTGCGCTGCTGATCCGCGCCGTCATCGGCATGGCGCTCGGCTTCGCCTACTTCGTGTTCGACAATGCAGCGCTGGCGATGGGCAACTTCGGCGGCTACCCGCCGCTCATAGCGGCATGGGCTCCGTTCGTGCTCTTTGCCCTAATCGGCGAAACGGTGCTGATCCGCACCGAGGAGTGA